A single window of Salvelinus fontinalis isolate EN_2023a unplaced genomic scaffold, ASM2944872v1 scaffold_0666, whole genome shotgun sequence DNA harbors:
- the LOC129846949 gene encoding U6 snRNA-associated Sm-like protein LSm6 has protein sequence MSLRKQTPSDFLKQIIGRPVVVKLNSGVDYRGVLACLDGYMNIAVEQTEEYVNGQLKNKYGDAFLRGNNVLYISTQKRKM, from the exons ATGAGTCTCAGAAAGCAGACCCCCAGTGACTTTCTGAAGCAGATCATTGGGAGACCAGTTGTGGTCAAGCTCAACTCTGGAGTGGATTACAGAG GTGTCCTAGCCTGTCTGGATGGCTATATGAACATTGCAGTGGAGCAGACAGAGGAGTATGTCAATGGCCAGCTGAAGAACAAGTATGGTGACGCCTTCCTGAGAGGAAACAATG TGTTATACATCAGCACCCAGAAGAGGAAGATGTGA